The sequence below is a genomic window from Vicinamibacteria bacterium.
GCGGCGCGTATCGCTCGAGGGTCGGGGCTGAAATCGGCGGGGTATCTATCGGGAGGCGTGGCGTCATGGCCGGCGTGAGGGAATGGAGGGATCCTTCCGAGGAGGATCGAGGCCGCTTCGATCCCCGGGCGATCTTCGAGGCGGGCCTCCGCAACCACCACATCGCGAACACGGCCTATCCCATCGCTCACGAGCGCACCTGGCGTCCGTATCGAGTACCCCGCGTGGGGGTCGCGTCCACGGTGGTTCGCGCCTGGCAGGGCATCCGAGACCTGGGCCTGTACGTTCACGTTCCCTTTTGCGAGACCCGCTGCTCGTTTTGCGAGTATACGGTGACGCGGCGCTCGGAGCATGGGGGTGCGGAAGACTATGTCGCGGCGCTCCTCGGAGAGCTGGAGCTTTATGAAGACGTCATCGGCACCGAAGGCCGGCTGCTCCACGGGCTCGACATCGGAGGGGGCACGCCCTCGTTCTTGCCAGCAGAAGCGATCGCTCGCATTCTAAGCTCGGTGCGCGCCTGCTTTCGGTTCGCGCCCGGCTCGGACATCAGCATCGAGACGACTCCCAAGATCGCGGCCTCGGATCCCGACAAGCTCACGGCGTACCGCCGCTCGGGCATCGACCGAATCAGCATGGGCATCCAGGTGATCGAGCCGGACCTGCTGCGGGTGCTGAACCGCGAAGAGAACGGCGTCGGGGTGCATCGCCGCGCCGTCTCCAACGTGCGGGCCGCGGGATTCGAGCGGCTGAATCTGGATCTCATGTACGGCTTCTCGGGCCAGAGCCTCGACAGCTGGCGAGCGACGCTCGAGCACGCCATCGGGCTCGGACCCGAGTACATCACGCTCTATCGCATGCGCTACAAGCTCACCCGTATCTCGCACCAGGCGGCACACGTGACGCTCGACGACGTCCGTCCGATGGCGGCGCTCGCCAAGGAGGTGCTGGCGGATGCGGGCTATCGGGCGAGCCCGGGCAAGACGACCTACAGCCGCATCCCGGCAGATGTCGGGACGAGCTCTTACCTCGCCCGCCGGGTGATCGAGGGCATGCCGTATCTCGGCCTCGGGCTGGGGGCGCAGTCGTTCACCCATACGACCATCTCCTACAACGACGGCGCCGCGGGGAAGAACCTCGCTCCCTACTTGAAGAGCGCGCGGGAGGGGCGCCTTCCCATCCAGGATCTGTACGATCTTCCCGCCGTGCAGATGATGGGGAAGATGTGTTCGGTCAGCTTCTACTTCGGAGAGATTCATCTGGCGGCGTTCGCGGCGAAGTTCGGGGTGAGCCTCGACACGGCTTATCCCGAGGCCGTGGCCTTTCTGCTTCGGGAAGGGCTCATGGAGGTCCGGGGAGCGGTGCTGGGTCTCACATCGCGCGGGGTCGAGCACAAGAACGGCGTGCATGCGCTCTTCTATGCGCCTTCGATCCAGCGCTATCTCCTCGAGCGCGACCCGGAGCGGGCCCAGGACATGACGCGCCACCGGCGCCAGGCGGCGAGGACCGCCGATGAGGAGCTCGTTCATGTATGACTTCGCGAACATCCTCTTCGCCGGTCGGTGCAACCGCGCCTGCCCCTGGTGCATCGGTAAAGCGCTTCCGGATCGAGTGAACGTCGACAATCTGAGCCTCTGGCCTCTCGAGAATCTCGACGGCTTCATCGAACGCGTACGGGCGGAGAATGTTCGGGAGATCGTTTTCACCGGCACCGTGAGCGACCCGCACCTCTACCGCCACGAGGCGCTCCTGCTCGACCACCTGAGGGCAAGACTTGACCCCCGAACGCGGTACTCGATTCACACGAACGGTGTCTTGTCGCTCCGGAAGATGACCGTCTTCAATCGATACGATCGCGGCTGCATCTCCTTTCCTTCTTTCGAACCGGACACCTACGAGAAGATGATGGGCTCCCGACGCGTGCCCGATCTGTCCGCCATCCTTCGCGAGGCAACCATCCCGGTCAAGGTCTCGTGCGTTATCGACGAGCCCAACGTCGCCGAACTAGACGGGTTCGTGAAGAGATGCCACCGCATCGGTGTTCGGCGGCTCGTGGTGCGAAAGCTCTTCGGTGAAACGCGGGAGTGGGATGTACTCCGCGATCTTCCCGTCGTGGGCCGGTTCAAAGGCAACCCGGTGATGGACTACCGTGGGATGGAAGTGACCTACTGGGATTTCGACAAGACCGAGTGCCGGAGCTTGAACCTCTTTCCCGATGGAACGATTGGAGACGCTTATCGTCTGACCGAGACGCCGCAGCTCGAGCGCTCCGCTTGATCATCATTATCAACGGGACGCTCGGCGCCGGACAGGAGCAGGTCGGGAGGCATCTCGTCGCTCGCCTGGCGAACGGAGCTCATTGCGGCGCAGGAGATCTCTCGCGTTCCGTTCTTTGTCCGTTCTGAAAGAGTCTCTCGTAACGCTTCCAGAGTGCGTCGTCCGGCGGGTCGCCGAGAACGGAAAAGTTGTAGTTCTTGTCGCTGACGAGGCCGAGCACGTCATCTTCGTACGTCTGCACGGTGATTCCCCGCGAGCCGCGTCTGCTGATGCTTTGCAGGTACTCGAAGCGCCATTGCAAAAGCCCGTGCTTTCTCGACCAGTATTCGATGCTCGATTCGTGGAGAGTCAGCTTGCCGGTGCATGAACCGAGAGAATGATCGTGTTTTACCGTGAGCTCGAGAGGCAACGCCGGTAGGACGAGCTTTCCGCTCACGGCCAGGAGAAGGCTCGAAGCCTCGTCGAACTGGGGGTTTCTCTCGAGAAGCTCTTCGAGTCTCTGCTCGCCGAGCACGAGCTCTCCGTTTTTCACGGCGGTTCTCGCGTCGAAGAAGAGTTTACGTTGAGCGATTTCATCGCGATAGAAGAGGGCCATTGCCAGGAGGCACGCCAGGATGCCTGCCACCACGAAGCGTGTGCGGAAACGCCGGAAACGTCCGAGCCCAGCCCCGAAGGGAGCGAAGGCTCGTTGGGATCGGACGGTAGGGCTTGTTGCGTTCCTCCGCTCCGGAGCGGGTGGAACCGCTGACGGCTGCGGCGGCAAAACGGCCGAGGCTCGAGCTCGCTCCGCCGGCGCCAGGGTTTCTCGCGAGGGGTTTTCCTGTTTCACCGCGAGCAGGTCCTGGGCGAGCTCTTCACCGGATGCATAGCGATCACCCGGCGATTTCGCGAGAGCCCGAGCCAGTACTCCGTCGAGCGCCGGCGGAACATCGGAAACGATCTCCGACAGGGGCCGAGGGTTCTCGAGGAGAACCTGGCTGGCGATGGCGGCGAGCTCCTTGCCCTCGAAAGGGCGCTGTCCCGCGACGAGGTTATAGAGAAGTGCTCCGAGCGAGAAGAGGTCGCTTCGGCCATCGAGCTCTTTCCCGCGGAGCTGCTCGGGTGACATGAAATAGGGTGTTCCTACGACGATGCCCGTCCCCGTGAGGTTCGCCGCGGGCAGTTTCGCAATACCGAAGTCAGCGATCTTGGGAACCCCACGCCGGGTGATCAGGACGTTCCCGGGCTTGATATCCCGGTGCACGATTCTTTCCTGGTGGGCATGGTGGAGCGCGCGAGCAAGCGCCACGCCCCATGCCACGACTTTCTTCCAATCTTCCCGGTTCTTGCGTTTGAGGTGCTGGCTCAGTGACTCGCCTTCGATGAATTCCATCGCGATGAAGGGGATGCCGTTGGACTCGTCGGTTGCGGCGTCATAGGTGACGACGATATTGGGGTGTAGGAGCTTCCCCGCAGCCCGCGCCTCTTGAAAGAAGCGCTTCAAGAAGACCTCCCTCCTCGATTCCGCGATCGAGTCCGGGATGACCACGGTCTTGAGGGCGACCGGTCGATCGATGACGGGGTCGTGTGCGTGGTACACGACGCCCATGCTTCCTCGCCCGATCACGCCGCGGATCTCGTACCGGCCCAGGGTCCTTACATTCATGAGCAGTCCTAGCCGTGAGCGCGGGCAAGCGTCCTGGAGTTGAGACTTTCGCACATGACGAGAACAGCCGTCCCGCGACGCGGTAGCGATGCAAGCTTTAGGTGATGAGAAGTAGCTTACGTGGCCCCGACGGCAGACGCAAGCGGTTTGCGGACCTCGAGGCGGAGTGCTACTTTGTGATCATAGAGAAAAATCTAAAGCGGTAGCGGATCTTTCCTTTCGGAGAGATCCCTTCCGACTGGAGGCGGCCATGCTCAGGCAGGCGAAAGTCGTGGCTTCGTTCGTTAGCGTCGTTCTGGCCGTTACGCCCGCGATCGCGCAGGATTCGCATGTCGTGGATCGAGAAGCAATGGAGGAAGCTCTCGCGGAACATATTGGTGACGATGAAACGCAACGTGAGGCGATCTTGCGATTGTTGCAGGACTCCCAGGTGCGCGCGTTGGCCGAGAAGATCGGCCTCGATCTGAAGCGCGCGGAGGCCGCGGTGGACACCCTCGAGGGAGAAGAGCTCATCGAGCTCGCGTCGATGGCGGGGGCCGCGGAGGCCGGCCTCTCTGGAGGTGAGTCGATTACGATATCGACGACCACCATCATCATCGCGCTGTTGGTCTTGATTCTCATCATCGTCGCTACATAAGCAGAAGGTCGCCTTTATGGCGTTGGCACCCGCTGTCGTGCTGGGGGTGCTGCTGGGGTCGCCTTTTCTCGCCGACGGAGCAAATGCTCGACCCAGGAGCAACGAATCCGGCACCGAACTCCCGCGTCGAGAGCCTGCTTGGCTCCTGGACGTTCCCTACACATCGCAGTCGGAGGAGCTCTGCGGCGGGGCGGCCGCGGCGATGGTGCTGCGATACTGGGGAGAACGCGGAATCTATGCGGAGGATTTCGCCGGGCTCGTGGAGCCGGGCAAGCGAGGTATCCCGACCGAGACCTTGACCGACGCCATCCGGAAGCGTGGATGGTCGGCGATGGCTTTTCGAGGTGACGAAGAGCTGGCGCGGAGCCAGCTCGCTCGGGGCCGCCCGTTGGTCGTGCTCGTCGAGGTCGGCCCGGAACGTTACCATTACGTGGTGCTCATCGGCTGGCTTCCCGGGCGCCTTATCTTCCACGATCCCGCTCGCGCTCCGTATCGTCTCGTTCGAGCCGAGGAGTTTCACACCGTTTGGGCAACAACGAAGTTCTGGGCGCTCCTGATCCTGCCCCCCGAGGAGCAACACCGGACGGAAGCGAGTGAGCAGGTGGAGTCGCCGCCGCGCGATTCCCCTCCACCTTCCTGTTCGGGCATGGTCGAGGAAGCCGTACGAATCGCCCGCGGTGGCAGCGTGACCGATGCCGGGGAGCTTCTCGAAGCTTCCCTGGAGTTGTGTCCGGACTCCTCGGCTCCCTTGCGAGAGCTCGCCGGTGTTCGCTTCGTCCAATCGCGCTGGGACGAGTCGGCGGAGCTCGCTCGACAAGCGGTGGCTCTCGACGCTTCAGACAGTCACGCCTGGCGGACGCTTGCGGCAAGCGAGTTCTTGCGGGACGACCCAGACAGCGCACTCGACGCCTGGAACCAGCTCGACGAACCCAGAATCGACCTCGTTCGCGTCGATGGCCTGACCCGCACTCGCTACGAAGTCGTTGTCCAATCTCTCGACTTGCCGCCACGCGAGTTGCTCACGTCTGAAAAGATCGAGCGGGCGCGGAGACGACTTTCGTCCCTCCCCGTCCAATCGAGCTCTCGCATCGGCTACAAGCCTTTGACCGGTGGCTTGGCGGAGGTGGAAGCGTCCATCGTCGAGCGCCCATTGGCTTTTGGGGGTCGTACGGGGATCGCAGCCGCCGCGATGGATGCCGCAATCGAACGGGAGCTTTCTCTGAAGCTCTCGAGCCCAAGTGGAGGAGGGGAGTTGTGGAGCGGGAGTTGGCGCTGGTGGGAGGACCGTCCGAAATTGTCCGTCGCATTGGCAGTTCCTCGTCCATGGAAGCTTCCCGGAGTCTGGCAGGTGGAAGGCCTCTGGGAACGTCAATCGTACGGCACGGGTGTTCCTTCCGAAGCGGTCGGTACCGTCGTTCGCGAAGAGCGCCGACAAGCCCAACTCAGCATCTCGGACTGGAGGACTGCCGATTCTCGATGGGATTTTCAAACCGGACTGGATCGGTGGAATGGCCGCGGGAGCTACGCGTTCGTCGGAGGGGGGCTCGAAAAGAGGCTCGCCGCGGATCGAGCCGCGCTCCGTGTGGGCACCGCCGGGTGGATGGGTCTGGCGAAGTCAGAGGCCTTTGGTGTCGCGTCGGTTAGCTCCGCGTGGCGGTCCTCGGTGAGGGATAGCGGGCTCGTGGCGCGCGCCGGTGTGCAGGTCGCAACGAGGAGTGCGCCTTTGGATCTGTGGCCCGGCGCCGGTACGGGACACGCCCGCCCACTCTTGCTGCGAGCCCATCCACTTCTCCAGGACGGTGTCGTTCGGGGGGAAGCTTTTGGCCGAACGCTAGTGCACGGAGGGCTCGAGTCTCAGACCTGGTTTCCCACGACGCGATTCCTGCGATTCGGGGTGGCGCTTTTCGCAGACGTGGGAAAGGCGACGAAACCGCTGCCGAATCAGGCTACGTCTTTCCATGTGGACATCGGAGCCGGTTTTCGGCTGAAGTTGATTGGAGATCAACGAGCTCTACGAGTCGATACGGCATGGGGCCTGCGCGACGGAGAGTTCGCATTATCCGCCGGCTGGATCCTGCCGTGGCCAAGCTGGTAACGATTGTGCGGATTTCCTGAGGACCCCGGGTGGATTCTTCCCGCCATCGGCGTCGACCAAATGTTGAGCGAGGTCGGCAATGCTCATCGCCCCTGGCGACGGCCGCCAGTTTTCGAAACCGTGCGGGACTGCACGGAAGCGCTTCACGGAGGACCCTCTTATCGCGGTCGCAAGCTCCGCGATTCGCAACGCCTCGCTGCCAGAACTCGCCATGAGGACGGTGCTCCGAGAGTATCACGCCGGCACGACACGGACCGAGGCGGCTCGTTTCATTGAGCCGCACCGTGGCTCGGCGAATGGGCCTCGTCTGCTCGATGCCCGAAATTGTCAGGCCCGCTTGCCATACACGGCGCGGATCAGCGCTGCGAGCCCGGGCAGATCTACATGCTCCGGCTTGGAGTAGCGGATGCAGTTTTTGCCGCGACTGTGCTTGCCGATGTGTGCGGCGTGCTTGGTGATCAAATCTTCATTGTTGATGTACACGCTCAGATAGCGCTTCTGAACGGCGAATGCGAAGGCGTCTGGGCCAATCTCGTAGAAAGGCAGCCGATGCTTCATGGACTCGACAGCATTAGGTGCAACCTCAAGGATTGCTTGCCGCAACTTCTTGAGCAGGTCGCTTTTCTCTCCATCGAAGGAGGCGATGTACCCGTCAACGGTGATTGCATCGGAATGCATAGGTTGTCTCCTAAGAGCCTAACGTTACGTTCGCGGCGGCGCGTCGAATGCGCCGACGAATGCCCAACAGCCGTGCAAGTATCTCATGCCCTTACGAAGTCCTAGCGCCTCCACTCCAACTCATTGTTCGGCACTCCCTGCATGAGCCGCATGATCAGGCGATGGCCAGCGCTCGCTTCAAGAGTGATATCTGGCCTGCATGATACAGGTTGTGCTGTGTCACACCGATGAACTGAGTGTAAGCCGTGTACGGGGCCTCGGGGACGAGCGGCTCGTCGAGCCGCTCTGCCGGAAATCTGCGCACCGCTTCCCGGAGCTGCTGATTCAACCCGCGGAGCGCTTCCACAGCTTGCCGCCAGTTTTCGGCCGTCGCCGGCGGACATGAAGGCCAATCCTCTTCCGGCGTGAGCTGGCGCCCATCTCCCGCCAGTCTGCGCAGAACGAGAGCGTAATCGCTGCCGATGTGCAGGACCAATTCCCAAATGCTGCGTGCATCCGGGATTGGATGGCTGCTGGCTTGCTCAGCCGAC
It includes:
- a CDS encoding C39 family peptidase encodes the protein MALAPAVVLGVLLGSPFLADGANARPRSNESGTELPRREPAWLLDVPYTSQSEELCGGAAAAMVLRYWGERGIYAEDFAGLVEPGKRGIPTETLTDAIRKRGWSAMAFRGDEELARSQLARGRPLVVLVEVGPERYHYVVLIGWLPGRLIFHDPARAPYRLVRAEEFHTVWATTKFWALLILPPEEQHRTEASEQVESPPRDSPPPSCSGMVEEAVRIARGGSVTDAGELLEASLELCPDSSAPLRELAGVRFVQSRWDESAELARQAVALDASDSHAWRTLAASEFLRDDPDSALDAWNQLDEPRIDLVRVDGLTRTRYEVVVQSLDLPPRELLTSEKIERARRRLSSLPVQSSSRIGYKPLTGGLAEVEASIVERPLAFGGRTGIAAAAMDAAIERELSLKLSSPSGGGELWSGSWRWWEDRPKLSVALAVPRPWKLPGVWQVEGLWERQSYGTGVPSEAVGTVVREERRQAQLSISDWRTADSRWDFQTGLDRWNGRGSYAFVGGGLEKRLAADRAALRVGTAGWMGLAKSEAFGVASVSSAWRSSVRDSGLVARAGVQVATRSAPLDLWPGAGTGHARPLLLRAHPLLQDGVVRGEAFGRTLVHGGLESQTWFPTTRFLRFGVALFADVGKATKPLPNQATSFHVDIGAGFRLKLIGDQRALRVDTAWGLRDGEFALSAGWILPWPSW
- a CDS encoding coproporphyrinogen-III oxidase family protein, encoding MAGVREWRDPSEEDRGRFDPRAIFEAGLRNHHIANTAYPIAHERTWRPYRVPRVGVASTVVRAWQGIRDLGLYVHVPFCETRCSFCEYTVTRRSEHGGAEDYVAALLGELELYEDVIGTEGRLLHGLDIGGGTPSFLPAEAIARILSSVRACFRFAPGSDISIETTPKIAASDPDKLTAYRRSGIDRISMGIQVIEPDLLRVLNREENGVGVHRRAVSNVRAAGFERLNLDLMYGFSGQSLDSWRATLEHAIGLGPEYITLYRMRYKLTRISHQAAHVTLDDVRPMAALAKEVLADAGYRASPGKTTYSRIPADVGTSSYLARRVIEGMPYLGLGLGAQSFTHTTISYNDGAAGKNLAPYLKSAREGRLPIQDLYDLPAVQMMGKMCSVSFYFGEIHLAAFAAKFGVSLDTAYPEAVAFLLREGLMEVRGAVLGLTSRGVEHKNGVHALFYAPSIQRYLLERDPERAQDMTRHRRQAARTADEELVHV
- a CDS encoding DinB family protein, which encodes MVGEMMRLEEQLRRALEGDAWHGPSVLEALAGVSAEQASSHPIPDARSIWELVLHIGSDYALVLRRLAGDGRQLTPEEDWPSCPPATAENWRQAVEALRGLNQQLREAVRRFPAERLDEPLVPEAPYTAYTQFIGVTQHNLYHAGQISLLKRALAIA
- a CDS encoding serine/threonine-protein kinase, with the translated sequence MNVRTLGRYEIRGVIGRGSMGVVYHAHDPVIDRPVALKTVVIPDSIAESRREVFLKRFFQEARAAGKLLHPNIVVTYDAATDESNGIPFIAMEFIEGESLSQHLKRKNREDWKKVVAWGVALARALHHAHQERIVHRDIKPGNVLITRRGVPKIADFGIAKLPAANLTGTGIVVGTPYFMSPEQLRGKELDGRSDLFSLGALLYNLVAGQRPFEGKELAAIASQVLLENPRPLSEIVSDVPPALDGVLARALAKSPGDRYASGEELAQDLLAVKQENPSRETLAPAERARASAVLPPQPSAVPPAPERRNATSPTVRSQRAFAPFGAGLGRFRRFRTRFVVAGILACLLAMALFYRDEIAQRKLFFDARTAVKNGELVLGEQRLEELLERNPQFDEASSLLLAVSGKLVLPALPLELTVKHDHSLGSCTGKLTLHESSIEYWSRKHGLLQWRFEYLQSISRRGSRGITVQTYEDDVLGLVSDKNYNFSVLGDPPDDALWKRYERLFQNGQRTERERSPAPQ
- a CDS encoding DUF1801 domain-containing protein is translated as MHSDAITVDGYIASFDGEKSDLLKKLRQAILEVAPNAVESMKHRLPFYEIGPDAFAFAVQKRYLSVYINNEDLITKHAAHIGKHSRGKNCIRYSKPEHVDLPGLAALIRAVYGKRA
- a CDS encoding radical SAM protein, producing MYDFANILFAGRCNRACPWCIGKALPDRVNVDNLSLWPLENLDGFIERVRAENVREIVFTGTVSDPHLYRHEALLLDHLRARLDPRTRYSIHTNGVLSLRKMTVFNRYDRGCISFPSFEPDTYEKMMGSRRVPDLSAILREATIPVKVSCVIDEPNVAELDGFVKRCHRIGVRRLVVRKLFGETREWDVLRDLPVVGRFKGNPVMDYRGMEVTYWDFDKTECRSLNLFPDGTIGDAYRLTETPQLERSA